Proteins from a genomic interval of Pirellulales bacterium:
- a CDS encoding RNA polymerase sigma factor: protein MGIADHERQFRQWLGEHKGLLVKVVRAFAETPADQDDLFQEVLLQVWLSLPSFREDSKPTTWLYRVALNTALAWKRSEKKERGSQSSLSIADPADRTLCADGEPNSQIVDQLYAAIRALPLAKRALVVLYLDGFTYREISEVVGISESNVGVSLNRIKQDLAATIKEPDDAS from the coding sequence TTGGGCATTGCGGATCACGAACGCCAGTTTCGGCAATGGCTCGGCGAGCATAAGGGCTTGCTGGTCAAGGTCGTCCGCGCGTTCGCCGAGACACCGGCCGATCAGGACGATCTTTTTCAAGAGGTTCTGCTTCAGGTTTGGCTGTCGCTGCCCAGTTTTCGCGAAGATTCCAAGCCCACGACCTGGCTGTATCGGGTTGCGCTCAACACGGCTCTGGCATGGAAGCGGAGCGAGAAGAAAGAGCGCGGTTCGCAGAGTTCGCTGTCCATTGCCGACCCTGCGGACCGTACGCTGTGCGCGGACGGAGAGCCCAATAGCCAGATTGTCGATCAGCTCTATGCGGCGATCCGCGCATTGCCGCTGGCCAAGCGCGCCCTGGTTGTCCTTTACCTGGACGGCTTTACCTATCGGGAGATTTCCGAAGTCGTAGGCATATCGGAGTCGAATGTCGGCGTCAGCCTCAATCGCATCAAGCAAGACCTTGCCGCAACGATCAAGGAGCCTGACGATGCATCTTGA
- a CDS encoding PSD1 and planctomycete cytochrome C domain-containing protein — MRNAFVALAIVAVPRALFGADGVTPASGTAATEATAAPTFEVDIRPILRTHCFDCHGANDEKQGNLDLRLVRFQLAGGDSGPAIAPGDPDHSHLLARIRAGEMPPGEGKVTAKEIDTIARWIAGGAKTARPEPESIPPGVGISVEERSWWAFQPLARPAVPESQPADPRVRGPIDALLKAAMPSGLSFAADADKRVLIRRASFDLLGLPPQPDEVEAFVADQSPDAYERLLDRLLASPHYGERWARHWLDAAGYADSEGATVQDAIRTWSYKYRDYVIRSLNADKPFDRFIHEQLAGDELAGPISGDMTAEQIELLTATGFLRMAADGTGSGDNSPEARNQVVTDTLKIVTSSLLGVSVACAQCHDHRYDPVPQTDYYALRAVFEPALDYQAWKVPAERDVSLYTAADRQKAADIEAEAQKIAAERAPKEAAFMTEAVEKELMKFEEPLRSELRTAYNTAADKRSDAQKQLLDKHPSVNITPGVLYQYNQAAADELKKFDERMANVRSGKPPQEFLRALVEPAAHTPETRLFYRGDYRQPKQSIGPGALSVCGPDSRRAEFASKSDSLPSSGRRLALARWLTGADNPLTARVLANRVWLHHFGRGIVTTPGDFGRLGTLPTHPALLDWLAVEFRESGWSLKKLHKTIMLSTAYRQSSRRDTAQAALDSDNRYYGRQNVVRLDAEALRDRVLAANGKLDRTLFGAPVAIKEDDAGQVILAGDVQRRSLYAMQRRSQPVALMQAFDAPAMQTNCEARASSTVATQSLMLMNGDFWLTQAGALAERAQREPTADLQAELVAGLTPRWLAGPPTWQFGYGACDTASGRTTFTALPHWTNSSWQGGEKLPDEKTGWVLVHADGGHPGANPDHAAIRRWTAPVGGVLTVQGTLGHSSENGDGVRGRVVSSTLGIAGEWSVRHGEAATNVERIVVARGDAIDFVTDCVGDVNADSFTWRVTLSLAQEGGETATFASHEGFHGPPSQSEAGVELASVVRAWQLAYLRLPTRDELSAACAFLDAQINYLRLHPGNAAAGRSPETQALANLCQALVSSNEFLYVD, encoded by the coding sequence TTGCGAAATGCGTTCGTCGCGCTGGCGATCGTCGCCGTGCCGCGCGCCCTGTTCGGTGCCGACGGTGTCACGCCTGCGTCTGGAACCGCGGCGACTGAAGCAACGGCGGCGCCCACGTTCGAAGTCGATATTCGTCCGATCCTGCGGACGCATTGCTTCGATTGCCACGGCGCCAACGACGAGAAGCAGGGGAACCTCGATCTGCGCCTCGTGCGTTTTCAGCTCGCGGGGGGCGACTCGGGACCAGCCATCGCGCCCGGCGACCCCGACCATAGCCATCTTTTGGCCCGCATCCGCGCCGGCGAGATGCCGCCGGGTGAAGGGAAGGTGACGGCCAAGGAAATCGACACGATCGCCCGCTGGATCGCCGGAGGGGCCAAGACCGCGCGGCCCGAGCCTGAGTCGATTCCGCCCGGCGTCGGCATCTCGGTCGAGGAGCGCTCGTGGTGGGCGTTTCAACCGCTCGCGCGACCAGCCGTCCCAGAATCGCAGCCCGCCGACCCGCGCGTGCGCGGACCGATCGACGCCCTTTTAAAGGCCGCGATGCCATCAGGCCTCTCCTTCGCAGCGGACGCCGACAAGCGCGTGCTGATTCGCCGCGCGAGCTTCGATTTGCTGGGATTGCCGCCGCAGCCGGACGAGGTCGAGGCCTTCGTCGCGGACCAGTCGCCCGACGCCTACGAACGTCTGCTCGATCGGCTGCTCGCTTCGCCCCACTATGGCGAACGCTGGGCGCGACACTGGCTCGACGCCGCCGGCTATGCCGACAGCGAAGGGGCCACGGTGCAGGACGCGATTCGCACCTGGTCGTACAAGTATCGAGACTACGTGATCCGCTCGCTCAACGCCGACAAACCGTTCGATCGCTTCATTCACGAGCAATTAGCCGGTGACGAACTGGCCGGTCCGATTTCGGGCGACATGACGGCGGAACAGATCGAGCTGTTGACGGCGACCGGGTTTCTGCGGATGGCGGCCGACGGCACCGGCAGCGGCGACAACTCGCCCGAGGCTCGCAATCAGGTCGTGACCGACACATTGAAGATCGTTACCAGCTCGCTATTGGGCGTATCAGTCGCCTGCGCTCAGTGCCACGACCACCGCTACGACCCGGTGCCGCAGACGGATTACTACGCGTTGCGGGCCGTGTTCGAGCCGGCGCTGGATTATCAGGCGTGGAAAGTGCCGGCGGAGCGCGACGTGTCGTTGTACACGGCGGCCGATCGGCAGAAGGCCGCCGATATCGAGGCCGAGGCGCAAAAGATCGCTGCCGAACGCGCGCCGAAAGAAGCCGCCTTCATGACCGAAGCCGTCGAGAAAGAACTGATGAAGTTCGAGGAGCCGCTACGTAGCGAATTACGCACGGCCTATAACACGGCAGCCGACAAGCGGAGCGACGCCCAAAAGCAATTGCTCGACAAGCATCCCAGTGTGAACATCACGCCGGGCGTGCTGTACCAGTACAACCAGGCCGCCGCGGATGAATTGAAGAAGTTCGACGAGCGCATGGCCAATGTGCGCAGCGGCAAGCCGCCGCAGGAGTTTTTACGAGCACTCGTCGAACCTGCGGCGCACACTCCTGAAACCAGGCTCTTCTATCGGGGCGATTATCGGCAGCCGAAGCAATCGATCGGCCCCGGTGCCCTGTCGGTCTGCGGCCCGGACAGCAGGCGCGCGGAATTCGCCAGCAAGAGTGACAGCCTGCCAAGCTCGGGGCGTCGGCTGGCGCTGGCCCGCTGGTTGACCGGTGCCGACAATCCGCTCACCGCCCGCGTGCTGGCAAACCGGGTGTGGCTGCACCATTTCGGCCGCGGCATCGTCACTACGCCCGGCGATTTCGGCCGTCTGGGAACGCTGCCCACGCACCCGGCGCTACTCGACTGGCTGGCCGTAGAGTTCCGCGAATCGGGCTGGAGTCTGAAAAAGCTTCACAAGACGATCATGCTTTCGACGGCATATCGCCAATCTTCAAGGCGCGACACGGCGCAAGCCGCGCTCGACAGCGATAACCGCTACTACGGCCGGCAGAATGTCGTGCGGCTCGATGCCGAAGCCTTGCGCGATCGCGTGCTCGCCGCCAATGGCAAGCTCGATCGCACGTTGTTTGGTGCACCGGTGGCGATCAAGGAAGACGACGCCGGCCAGGTCATTCTGGCGGGCGACGTGCAGCGCCGCAGCTTGTACGCCATGCAACGCCGCAGCCAGCCGGTGGCTCTGATGCAAGCTTTCGACGCCCCCGCCATGCAAACCAATTGCGAAGCCCGGGCTTCGTCGACCGTGGCCACGCAGTCGCTCATGCTGATGAACGGAGACTTTTGGCTCACGCAGGCCGGGGCATTGGCCGAGCGGGCGCAGCGCGAGCCAACGGCCGACCTGCAAGCCGAACTGGTCGCCGGGCTGACGCCGCGCTGGCTGGCCGGTCCGCCCACCTGGCAATTCGGTTACGGTGCCTGCGATACGGCCTCGGGCCGCACCACGTTTACAGCGCTTCCGCATTGGACCAATTCCAGCTGGCAGGGAGGCGAAAAGCTGCCCGACGAAAAGACCGGTTGGGTACTGGTACACGCCGACGGCGGCCATCCCGGCGCGAATCCCGATCATGCCGCCATCCGCCGCTGGACGGCGCCGGTCGGCGGCGTGCTCACCGTGCAGGGTACGCTCGGCCACAGTAGCGAGAACGGAGACGGTGTCCGCGGCCGCGTTGTCTCGAGCACGCTGGGCATTGCCGGCGAATGGTCGGTGCGCCACGGCGAAGCAGCCACGAACGTCGAGCGCATCGTCGTCGCCCGCGGCGACGCGATCGACTTCGTCACCGATTGCGTCGGCGACGTGAACGCCGACTCGTTCACGTGGCGCGTGACGTTGTCGCTAGCGCAGGAAGGTGGCGAGACCGCGACATTTGCCTCGCATGAAGGTTTCCACGGCCCGCCTAGTCAAAGCGAAGCCGGCGTCGAACTGGCCAGCGTCGTGCGGGCCTGGCAGTTGGCTTACTTGCGGCTGCCGACGCGCGACGAGTTGTCCGCGGCCTGCGCATTTCTCGATGCGCAGATCAATTACTTGCGTCTGCACCCGGGCAACGCCGCTGCCGGTCGCTCGCCGGAAACACAGGCGCTCGCCAACTTGTGCCAGGCGCTGGTGAGCTCAAACGAATTTCTCTACGTCGACTAA
- a CDS encoding DUF1080 domain-containing protein: MKRVLGLFFVAVAALIVSHVPTVAAAAEPEWVSLFDGKTLDGWEKVGGEQSVWEVKDGAICGSGPASMLVTTKGPYKNFRYRAEIKINDKGNSGLYFRTKPKPGFMDGYEAQIDSTHRDPIRTGSLYGMCHVYKRLVEPDTWFTYEIQVQDGEWRGRKVTKIKITVNGDELYEYFDFDQTFKEGHFAFQQHDPGSKVCIRKVEVAVLPDSSK, translated from the coding sequence ATGAAACGTGTGCTGGGTTTGTTTTTCGTGGCGGTTGCCGCCCTGATCGTCTCTCACGTGCCGACGGTTGCCGCGGCTGCCGAACCGGAATGGGTCTCGCTGTTCGATGGCAAGACGCTGGACGGCTGGGAAAAAGTAGGCGGCGAACAAAGCGTGTGGGAAGTGAAGGACGGCGCGATCTGCGGATCGGGCCCGGCCTCGATGCTGGTCACGACCAAGGGGCCATACAAGAACTTCCGTTATCGGGCCGAGATCAAAATCAACGACAAGGGAAATTCCGGGCTGTATTTCCGCACCAAGCCCAAGCCTGGTTTCATGGACGGTTATGAAGCCCAGATCGACAGCACGCACCGCGATCCGATCCGCACGGGCTCGCTGTATGGCATGTGCCACGTCTACAAGCGGCTGGTCGAGCCCGACACCTGGTTCACCTACGAGATCCAGGTGCAAGACGGCGAATGGCGCGGCCGCAAGGTGACGAAAATCAAGATCACCGTGAACGGCGACGAGCTGTACGAGTACTTCGATTTCGACCAGACGTTCAAGGAAGGGCACTTTGCCTTCCAGCAACACGACCCGGGAAGCAAGGTCTGCATCCGCAAGGTGGAAGTGGCCGTGCTGCCGGATAGCTCGAAATAG
- a CDS encoding class I adenylate-forming enzyme family protein, producing MPPLEYRQGVAQYTWEHYQTDFADRHLLHGVIAKWARERPNDVAIIEVDTGREFTYTQFQQVITALSMTLWRMGFRPGDFFATALPLLAEHIFLEYACFQIGVIHAPLDLRLKAPEVVRSLELIKAKGFAFLGRTPVADFSALGEAVKEHCPFVEHLVQFAPPDETLPAAISAFSLAGEAIAEGLAVQADPASWPGLRDYQTAVAGVKETDGAQVIYTTGSTGFPKPALLSHRNITVQNMCLAGGFDMVDQPRMLVNLPPSHVGCQAEQLMTTFFSGGTAVVLHIFDAEKTLAAIEKYRVACFGQIPAMFAMQWRLPNYAKYDLSSLRFALYGGQAVTRQFLEQLATMAPKCGTGLGLSEMAGFVTYSPLGGTVDELLAGVGFDMPVTPLSIRRPMREDGTAGDELPDGEPGEICFSGPQVFIGYVNNEDAYRRTVSTDGYCYTGDLGYKTDKGLVFAGRSKLVIKPKGYQVHPAQIEGHFAQLSDKVSACAAVGQPHEIYSEAIVLFVETKAEVQLTIAELEQHARGIAGYMRPTHYELLPPAGLPLNRVAKTDYVLLREQAAAAVERLRAAGGWDR from the coding sequence ATGCCACCGCTCGAGTATCGCCAGGGAGTCGCTCAGTACACCTGGGAGCACTATCAGACCGATTTTGCCGATCGACATTTGCTGCACGGCGTGATTGCCAAGTGGGCCCGCGAGCGCCCGAACGACGTGGCCATCATCGAAGTCGACACCGGCCGGGAATTCACCTACACCCAATTCCAGCAGGTGATCACGGCTCTGTCGATGACGTTGTGGCGCATGGGCTTCCGCCCGGGCGATTTTTTTGCGACGGCGCTGCCGCTGTTGGCCGAGCATATTTTCTTGGAGTATGCCTGCTTCCAGATCGGCGTCATTCACGCGCCGCTCGATCTGCGCCTGAAGGCGCCCGAGGTCGTTCGCTCGCTGGAATTGATCAAAGCCAAGGGGTTTGCCTTTTTGGGGCGCACGCCGGTGGCCGATTTCTCGGCGCTCGGTGAAGCCGTGAAGGAGCATTGTCCCTTCGTCGAGCACCTGGTGCAGTTCGCACCGCCGGACGAAACCCTTCCCGCGGCGATCTCCGCGTTCTCGCTCGCTGGCGAGGCCATCGCCGAAGGCCTCGCTGTGCAGGCCGACCCTGCGAGCTGGCCCGGGCTGCGCGATTATCAAACGGCCGTCGCCGGCGTCAAGGAAACCGACGGCGCGCAAGTGATCTACACCACCGGATCGACCGGCTTTCCCAAGCCGGCGCTGTTGTCGCACCGCAATATCACGGTGCAGAACATGTGCCTGGCCGGCGGCTTCGACATGGTGGACCAACCGCGCATGCTGGTCAACTTGCCGCCGTCGCACGTTGGCTGCCAGGCCGAGCAGTTGATGACGACCTTTTTCTCGGGCGGCACCGCAGTGGTCCTGCACATCTTCGACGCGGAAAAGACCTTGGCGGCCATCGAAAAATATCGCGTCGCCTGCTTTGGGCAGATTCCGGCGATGTTCGCCATGCAATGGCGCTTGCCGAATTATGCAAAGTACGATCTCTCATCGCTCCGCTTTGCCCTCTACGGTGGGCAGGCCGTGACGCGACAGTTCCTCGAGCAACTCGCGACCATGGCGCCAAAGTGCGGCACGGGACTAGGCCTGTCCGAAATGGCCGGCTTCGTCACGTACAGCCCCTTGGGCGGCACGGTGGACGAACTGTTGGCCGGCGTCGGCTTCGACATGCCGGTCACGCCTTTGTCGATCCGCCGGCCGATGCGCGAAGACGGCACGGCGGGCGACGAACTGCCCGACGGCGAGCCGGGCGAAATCTGCTTTAGCGGTCCGCAAGTTTTCATTGGTTATGTCAACAACGAAGATGCCTACCGCCGCACCGTCTCGACCGATGGCTACTGCTACACCGGTGACCTGGGCTACAAAACCGACAAGGGACTGGTCTTTGCCGGACGCTCGAAGCTGGTGATCAAACCCAAGGGCTACCAGGTCCATCCGGCGCAGATCGAAGGACATTTTGCGCAGCTCAGCGACAAGGTGTCGGCCTGCGCGGCCGTCGGTCAGCCGCACGAGATTTATAGCGAAGCAATCGTGCTGTTCGTCGAAACGAAGGCCGAGGTGCAATTGACCATTGCCGAGCTGGAACAGCACGCCCGCGGGATCGCGGGGTACATGCGGCCCACGCACTACGAGCTGCTGCCGCCAGCCGGCCTGCCGTTGAATCGGGTGGCCAAGACCGATTACGTGCTCTTGCGCGAGCAGGCGGCCGCCGCCGTCGAGCGATTGCGCGCCGCGGGCGGCTGGGATCGATAG
- a CDS encoding DUF2585 family protein, producing MSEAIETLPPKSPPRRSLLPSAVAVAIVLIAAGVWLRTNGRPWWCACGEPFLWSGEIQSSHNSQHLFDPYSFTHMLHGVVFYWLLAMIVPRASVAWRFVGAVTLEVLWELLENSNMVIERFRTATISLGYQGDTIGNSLGDVLSCAAGFFLALKLGLWGSIALFAVTELALVLWIRDSLILSTLMLVHPIDALKTWQQGG from the coding sequence ATGTCCGAAGCGATCGAAACCTTGCCCCCCAAGTCTCCCCCTCGCCGATCGTTGCTGCCCAGTGCGGTCGCGGTGGCGATCGTGCTGATCGCCGCAGGCGTTTGGCTGCGCACAAACGGCCGTCCGTGGTGGTGTGCCTGCGGAGAGCCCTTTCTCTGGTCGGGCGAGATTCAATCTTCGCACAACTCACAGCACCTGTTCGATCCGTACAGCTTCACGCACATGCTGCACGGCGTCGTCTTCTATTGGCTGCTGGCCATGATCGTGCCGCGTGCCAGCGTCGCCTGGCGATTCGTCGGCGCCGTCACGCTCGAGGTGTTGTGGGAGTTGCTCGAAAACTCGAACATGGTGATCGAGCGCTTTCGCACCGCCACGATTTCGCTCGGCTATCAGGGAGACACCATCGGCAACTCACTCGGAGACGTGCTGAGCTGCGCCGCAGGCTTCTTCCTGGCCCTGAAGCTGGGCCTGTGGGGTTCGATTGCCTTATTTGCGGTGACGGAATTAGCGCTCGTTTTGTGGATTCGTGATAGCCTGATCCTCAGCACGCTCATGCTCGTCCATCCGATCGACGCCCTGAAAACGTGGCAGCAGGGCGGGTGA
- a CDS encoding DUF1501 domain-containing protein, whose product MHVPLSRRQFLAENAMGIGATALAWLTAQEAKAIPSKLPKDPATFDLKPKAPHFAPRAKAMISLFQHGGPSHVDLFDPKPELTRLSGTDYPGEIVYSFVNGASKSLFGSPWKFAKHGQSGTEISELLPNLGEIVDDVCLIRSMHTGANGHEVSIRYFHGGIPGVVGRPTLGSWLVYGLGCESQELPAYLVLTDPAGLPVDGVTNWSNGFMPPLFQGTVLRPKEPRILNLEAPPYLRGEVQKQNLDFLRGLNDRHLAEHPGEGDLEARIASYELAAAMQTAATEALDISRETAATHAMYGLDDPATREYGTRCLIARRLVERGVRFVQLFLGGQPWDNHSSIRTGLPAICKRTDKPAAALVKDLKQRGMLGETVVHFGGEIGRLPVTENRGDAANSGRDHNGQGFSMWVAGGGFRPGITYGETDEFGHRAVKDVVTPNDFQATLLHLFGLDHTQLSYLHSGREQQITAGRTARLVKEII is encoded by the coding sequence ATGCACGTACCACTTTCTCGGCGACAGTTTCTGGCCGAAAACGCCATGGGCATTGGCGCCACGGCGCTCGCGTGGCTTACCGCGCAAGAGGCCAAGGCCATCCCCTCGAAGCTGCCCAAGGATCCGGCGACGTTCGATCTGAAGCCGAAGGCGCCGCACTTCGCCCCGCGCGCCAAGGCGATGATCTCGCTCTTTCAGCATGGCGGTCCGTCGCACGTCGACTTGTTCGATCCCAAGCCAGAGCTGACGCGATTGAGCGGCACCGACTATCCCGGCGAAATCGTGTACAGCTTCGTCAATGGTGCCAGCAAGTCGCTGTTCGGCAGCCCTTGGAAGTTCGCAAAGCACGGCCAGTCAGGCACGGAAATCTCGGAGCTGCTGCCGAACCTGGGCGAGATCGTCGACGATGTCTGCCTGATCCGCTCGATGCACACCGGCGCCAACGGTCATGAAGTCTCGATCCGCTACTTTCACGGCGGCATTCCCGGCGTGGTCGGACGGCCGACGCTCGGCTCCTGGCTGGTGTACGGCCTGGGCTGTGAAAGCCAAGAATTGCCCGCGTACCTGGTGCTGACTGATCCGGCGGGGTTGCCGGTCGACGGCGTCACGAACTGGTCGAATGGGTTTATGCCTCCCCTGTTCCAGGGCACCGTGCTACGGCCGAAGGAGCCGCGGATTTTGAATCTCGAAGCGCCGCCGTACCTGCGCGGTGAAGTGCAGAAGCAAAATCTCGATTTCCTCCGCGGCTTGAACGACCGCCATCTGGCCGAGCATCCGGGCGAGGGCGACCTCGAAGCGCGCATCGCCAGTTACGAGTTGGCCGCCGCCATGCAGACCGCGGCCACCGAGGCGCTCGACATCTCGCGTGAAACGGCCGCCACGCACGCCATGTACGGCCTCGACGATCCGGCCACGCGCGAATACGGTACCCGCTGCCTGATCGCGCGGCGCCTGGTCGAACGGGGAGTCCGCTTCGTGCAATTGTTCCTGGGCGGCCAGCCATGGGACAACCACTCCAGTATCCGTACCGGGCTGCCGGCCATTTGCAAACGTACCGACAAGCCTGCCGCGGCGTTGGTCAAGGATCTCAAGCAGCGTGGCATGCTCGGCGAAACCGTCGTTCACTTCGGCGGCGAAATCGGACGACTGCCAGTGACCGAGAATCGTGGCGATGCGGCCAACTCAGGACGCGATCACAACGGCCAGGGCTTCAGCATGTGGGTCGCCGGCGGCGGCTTCCGGCCCGGCATCACCTATGGTGAAACCGATGAGTTTGGCCACCGCGCGGTAAAGGACGTCGTCACTCCCAACGATTTCCAGGCCACGCTCTTGCACCTGTTCGGCCTGGATCATACGCAGCTTAGCTATCTGCACAGCGGGCGCGAGCAGCAGATCACCGCCGGCCGCACGGCCCGACTGGTGAAAGAGATTATCTAG
- a CDS encoding serine hydrolase: MIRPALLILTVASPLATCMPPCCVAAAEPGSSEGELKEMLSSICRKHNVPSLTIAVVRADGIVTAQCSGVRKRGTDDAVELSDRHPLGSCTKSMTATLAAVLVEAGKIEWGTTMREVWPRATEKHLHPALRDVTLDELLSHQSGLASDMKDFKALKNSDWLSFFEEKADPELERRRMVKLILPFKPEHPRGEHHYSNLGYVVAAAMLEAKGGDSFEKMMRAQVFKPLKMDTADFRTMALAKKLQSPLLWGHIANGTPIDPRIAGAENPSVYAPCGTVNLSIADYALYAQWHLKRLPRPLLSAQTTMDHLHTGRVDSPSTGGKYGCGWIVLDTPLGRALTHGGSNTNSHALIWIFPDRDFAAVVCTNTGEKGGFPACDETIQELMKRYAQSPAKQ; this comes from the coding sequence ATGATCCGACCTGCTCTTCTGATTCTGACCGTCGCGAGTCCTCTGGCGACGTGCATGCCGCCGTGTTGTGTCGCTGCTGCCGAACCGGGGTCGTCCGAGGGCGAACTCAAGGAGATGCTGTCGAGCATTTGCCGCAAGCACAACGTTCCCTCACTCACGATTGCGGTCGTTCGCGCGGACGGAATCGTGACGGCACAATGTAGCGGCGTTCGCAAGCGAGGCACCGATGATGCCGTCGAGCTGTCGGACCGCCACCCGCTCGGCTCATGCACTAAGTCGATGACCGCCACCCTGGCGGCCGTGCTTGTCGAGGCCGGCAAGATCGAGTGGGGCACGACCATGCGCGAGGTGTGGCCACGCGCCACGGAAAAGCACCTTCATCCCGCGCTTCGCGACGTGACTCTTGACGAGCTGTTGTCGCATCAGAGCGGACTGGCATCGGACATGAAGGACTTCAAGGCCTTGAAAAACAGCGATTGGCTTTCCTTCTTTGAGGAGAAGGCCGATCCCGAACTTGAACGTCGACGCATGGTGAAACTGATCCTGCCGTTTAAGCCTGAACATCCGCGCGGTGAGCATCACTACTCAAACCTGGGCTATGTCGTTGCCGCTGCCATGTTGGAAGCGAAAGGGGGCGACAGCTTCGAGAAGATGATGCGCGCTCAAGTGTTCAAGCCGCTGAAGATGGACACGGCTGATTTTCGCACGATGGCGTTGGCAAAAAAGCTGCAGTCGCCTCTGCTATGGGGACATATTGCCAACGGAACTCCGATCGATCCGCGGATCGCTGGCGCCGAGAATCCTTCGGTCTATGCTCCCTGCGGAACGGTCAACCTGTCGATCGCCGACTACGCTCTTTATGCCCAGTGGCACTTGAAACGCTTGCCGAGGCCGCTCTTGTCGGCACAAACGACGATGGATCACCTGCACACGGGACGGGTCGACTCTCCGTCCACTGGCGGAAAATATGGCTGTGGATGGATCGTTCTCGACACCCCGCTCGGGCGCGCGCTGACACATGGCGGCAGCAACACGAACTCGCATGCCTTGATCTGGATTTTTCCGGATCGAGATTTCGCCGCAGTCGTTTGTACCAACACCGGTGAGAAGGGCGGATTTCCGGCGTGCGACGAAACGATCCAGGAATTGATGAAACGATACGCCCAGTCGCCCGCTAAGCAATAA